CCCCTGACTTCACCCTCAAGGACCAGAACCAGCAGCAGGTGACGCTGAGCAGCTTCCGGGGCGACAAGAACGTTCTGGTGGTGTTCTTCCCGCTGGCTTTCACCGGCATCTGCCAGGGTGAGCTGGATCAGTTGCGGGATCACCTGCCCAGCTACGTCAACGACGACAGTGTGGCGCTGGCGATCTCGGTCGGCCCGCCGCCCACCCACAAGATCTGGGCGACCGAGAGCGGGTTCCTGTTCCCGGTGCTCTCGGATTTCTGGCCGCACGGGGCCGTCAGCCAGGACTACGGGGTGTTCAACGCCGACACCGGCTTTCCCAACCGCGGCACGTTCGTCATCGACAAGGCCGGCATCATCCGGTTCGCCGAGATGAAGCAGCCCGGGGAGGCGCGCGACCAGCAGCTCTGGCTCGACGCCCTGGGCGCCCTCAAGGGGTAGGGCGCTGCCCTCCCTTTGCCGCGAGATTGCACTGAAGCAGGGATTTCACGACTTTCTGCTGCGCCAGTGCAATCTCGCAGTTTTGGGCACCCGGCACCGGCCGGGTAACCTGCCCGAGGCAGGGGCGCGTAGCTCAGTGGTAGAGCTCTGGTTTTACACACCAGCGGTCGGCGGTTCGATACCGTCCGCGCCCACCAGTTGTTTGACTTCGCGGTAGATCGTCAATGCGGTGGGAATGACAACCTCTCCGACACCCGACGAACCCACTCCACCGTCGCCGCCCGTTCCTCCGCAACGGGCGCCGAGCGGCAAGTGGGGCGTACCGCCGTCGACCAGCCCTCAGTTCACTCCCACGGGCCGTTCGGCGAAGCCTCCGGGCGTACGCGCGTTGTTGTGGGCTGCCGTGCTGGTGCTGATCGGCGTCATCGCCCTGCTGATCGTGTTATCTGCCTAAGGCGCTGCCAGGAGCTCTGCGGAGCGCTCAGTGCGAATGAGCGTGGCCGGCATGCTCTAAGCCCACCTGGTGGGTGTGCGGATGGCTGTGCACGGTCCCGTCTTCGTGGGTGTGCTCGTGCTCATGCTCGATGTGGTCGTGCTCGTGAGCGTCGTGCACGTCGTCATGGGCGTGCTCGTGCGCGTGGGGCGCGTCGTGGTTGTGGTCTTCACCGTGGTTGTGGTGCGACATGGCTGGCTCAGCTCCCTTGTTCGATGGCTCGCTGCCTCAATTGGGGCAACGCCTCTCCGGCAGCAACCGGGAAGTTCTTGGCGGCGCGGTGATGCGGGGGCACCCCCGGACCGGCATGCTCGGCGTTGAAGACGGCGTCGGTCACCAGCTGGCAGATGTGCTCGTTCTCCATGCTGTAGAAGACCGTGGTGCCCTCGCGGCGGGTGCGCACCAGTCGCGCCATCCGCAGTTTCGCCAGGTGCTGTGACACCGATGGCGCCGGTTTGCCGACGTGCTCGGCGAGTTCGTTCACCGACATTTCCCGGCTGGTCAGCGCCCACAGCACCTGTACCCGGGTGGCGTCGGCCAACATTCGGAACACCTCGACGATCAGGCCGACCTGATCCTCCGGCAACCGATCCGCTGGACCGTTATCTGCATGCATGCGCAAATAGTAAGTCTTGGGGGTTGTGGGATGTCAACCCTCGGCTCCTCCCAAGGGCGGATGAGGCGGTCGGTAGTGTCCAGCGGGCAAGTTGTCGCGCACTAGTGGAGGTAGCCCCGATGTCGACGCAGTCCATGCGCCAGCCCATTCATTCCGGGCACCTGACCGTGGGCGCCCTCAAGCGCAACAAGGACAAGCCGGTGCTGTTCCTCGGCGACACCACGTTGACCGGCGGTCAGCTCGCCGCGCGCATCAGCCAGTACATCCAGGCGTTCGACGCGCTCGGCGCTGACGCAACCGGTCTGTTGTCGCTGAACCGCCCCGAGGTGCTGATGATCATCGGTGCCGGGCAGGTCCGGGGTTACCGGCGCACGGCTCTGCACCCGCTGGGTTCGCTGGACGATCACGCCTACGTATTGGCCGACGCCGAGGTCAGCACGCTGATCATCGATCCCACACCGGCTTTCGTGGAGCGGGCCCTGGGCCTGCTGGAAAAGGTGCCGACGTTGCGCCAGGTGTTGACCATCGGCCCGGTACCGCCGGAGCTTGAGGGGAAGGCCGTCGATCTGGCCGCCGAGGCAGCCAAGTACGACCCGCAGCCCCTGGCGGCCGCGGACCTGGCCCCAGACCACATCGGTGGTCTGACCTACACCGGCGGGACCACCGGCAAGCCCAAGGGCGTCATCGGCACCGTGGCATCGATCACCGCGATGACCACCACGCAGCTTGCCGAGTGGGAATGGCCGGAGCACCCCAAGTTCCTGATGTGCACCCCGCTGTCGCATGCCGGCGCAGCGTTCTTCGTGCCGACGATCATCAAGGGCGGCCAGCTGGTGGTGCTGACCAAATTCGATCCGGCCGAGGTGCTGCGGGTGATCGAGGAGCAGAAGATCACCGCCACCATGCTGGTGCCGTCGATGATCTACGCCCTGATGGATCACCCGGATTCGCACACTCGCGACCTGTCGTCGCTGGAGACGGTCTACTACGGCGCCTCGGCGATGAACCCGGTCCGGCTCCAGGAGGCCATCGACCGGTTCGGCCCGATCTTCGCCCAGTACTACGGCCAGTCCGAGGCGCCGATGGTGATCACCTACCTGGCCAAGGGCGATCACGACCAGAAGCGACTCACCTCGTGCGGGCGCCCGACGCTGTTCGCCCGGGTGGCGCTGCTCGACGACGCCGGCAACCCGGTGCCCCAGGGTGAGGTTGGCGAGATCTGCGTGTCCGGGCCGCTGCTGTCGGGCGGCTACTGGAAGCTTCCCGAGGCCACCGCTGAGACATTCCGGGACGGCTGGATGCACACCGGCGACCTGGCCCGCGAGGATGAGGACGGTTTCTACTACATCGTCGACCGCACCAAGGACATGATCGTCACCGGCGGCTTCAACGTGTTCCCCCGCGAGGTCGAGGACGTGATCGCCGAGCACCCGTCGGTGGCCCAGGTGTGCGTGATCGGAACCCCCGACGAGAAATGGGGCGAAGCGGTGACCGCGGTGGTGGTGTTGCGTCCGGGCGTGGACAGCGATGCCGCCGCGGTGGCCACGATGACCGCCGAGATCCAGTCCGCGGTCAAGGAGCGCAAGGGTTCGGTCCAGTCGCCCAAGCAGGTGATCATTGCCGATTCGGTGCCGGTGACCGCGCTGGGCAAGCCGGACAAGAAGGCCGTGCGCGCCCAGTTCTGGTCCGGCGCAGAGCGTTCCGTCGGCTGAGGCTCAGCCCAGCGCTGCGGCCAGCTGCCGCCACTGCTCCCGCGGGAACGCGCGCGGGTCGGCATCCAGCAGCTGGACGCAGACGTGGTCGGCTCCGGCGGCCTGGTGCTCGGCGACCCGGCTGAGCACGGTCTCCGGGGTTCCCCAGGCGATGATCGCGTCGAACAGCCGATCGCTGACCGAGGCGATGTCGTCCTCGGAGAAGCCTGACCGCAGCAGGTTGTTGGCGTAGTTGGGCAGCGCCAGGTAAGAGCCCAGCCACTTGGTGCCGATCGCGCGCGCTTCCTCGCGGCTGGCGCACAAGATCGCGGTCTGCTCGGGCAGCAGCAACGGCCCCTCGCCCAGCTGCTCGCGGGCAAACCGGGTGTGTTCGGGGGTGGTCAGGTAGGGGTGGGCGCCGCGGCTGCGGGAGGCGGCCAAGTCGAGCATCTTGGGGCCCAGTGCCGCGAGCACCCGCGACTCGACCGGCACCGGCGCGTCGGCGGCGTC
The window above is part of the Mycolicibacter sp. MU0102 genome. Proteins encoded here:
- a CDS encoding peroxiredoxin — protein: MLEVGAQAPDFTLKDQNQQQVTLSSFRGDKNVLVVFFPLAFTGICQGELDQLRDHLPSYVNDDSVALAISVGPPPTHKIWATESGFLFPVLSDFWPHGAVSQDYGVFNADTGFPNRGTFVIDKAGIIRFAEMKQPGEARDQQLWLDALGALKG
- a CDS encoding zinc transporter Slc39a7; the encoded protein is MSHHNHGEDHNHDAPHAHEHAHDDVHDAHEHDHIEHEHEHTHEDGTVHSHPHTHQVGLEHAGHAHSH
- a CDS encoding ArsR/SmtB family transcription factor, which encodes MHADNGPADRLPEDQVGLIVEVFRMLADATRVQVLWALTSREMSVNELAEHVGKPAPSVSQHLAKLRMARLVRTRREGTTVFYSMENEHICQLVTDAVFNAEHAGPGVPPHHRAAKNFPVAAGEALPQLRQRAIEQGS
- the fadD8 gene encoding fatty-acid--CoA ligase FadD8; the encoded protein is MSTQSMRQPIHSGHLTVGALKRNKDKPVLFLGDTTLTGGQLAARISQYIQAFDALGADATGLLSLNRPEVLMIIGAGQVRGYRRTALHPLGSLDDHAYVLADAEVSTLIIDPTPAFVERALGLLEKVPTLRQVLTIGPVPPELEGKAVDLAAEAAKYDPQPLAAADLAPDHIGGLTYTGGTTGKPKGVIGTVASITAMTTTQLAEWEWPEHPKFLMCTPLSHAGAAFFVPTIIKGGQLVVLTKFDPAEVLRVIEEQKITATMLVPSMIYALMDHPDSHTRDLSSLETVYYGASAMNPVRLQEAIDRFGPIFAQYYGQSEAPMVITYLAKGDHDQKRLTSCGRPTLFARVALLDDAGNPVPQGEVGEICVSGPLLSGGYWKLPEATAETFRDGWMHTGDLAREDEDGFYYIVDRTKDMIVTGGFNVFPREVEDVIAEHPSVAQVCVIGTPDEKWGEAVTAVVVLRPGVDSDAAAVATMTAEIQSAVKERKGSVQSPKQVIIADSVPVTALGKPDKKAVRAQFWSGAERSVG
- a CDS encoding LLM class F420-dependent oxidoreductase, translating into MNVSGVGIWSAPLRYGDQGEAAEAAAELEELGFGVLWIPDVGGPVFDAVGNLLSATRSAVIATGILNLWMHTPADVAASYASLTAAHGDRFLLGIGVSHAPLIDAGDPGRYRRPLRAMSEFLDGLDAADAPVPVESRVLAALGPKMLDLAASRSRGAHPYLTTPEHTRFAREQLGEGPLLLPEQTAILCASREEARAIGTKWLGSYLALPNYANNLLRSGFSEDDIASVSDRLFDAIIAWGTPETVLSRVAEHQAAGADHVCVQLLDADPRAFPREQWRQLAAALG